A genomic window from Gossypium hirsutum isolate 1008001.06 chromosome D10, Gossypium_hirsutum_v2.1, whole genome shotgun sequence includes:
- the LOC107915408 gene encoding LRR receptor-like serine/threonine-protein kinase ERL2, producing MALIILLVLIILAIADVNSSNEISSNSYSACPENEKQALLVFKEGLIDDANRLASWDPHHHPDCCTWFGVVCGNMTGHILSLNLSLPPLDDTVDIDSYLMSMLKGSDFHGPIPNFLRNMTSLRHLDLSYNNFKSSIPEWLYRFSSLQVLSLSANELQGDISSAIFNISTLNEIDLSWNDLEGKLPRAVGNLCNLRSIVLSSVRLNQDISHIFEILSGCSSHRFESLTFARKLANLEKVEIYYNLLEGVVSGKHFANHTKLRYFEGWDNSLVLRANPYRLNATIGTRVLSLANNLLSGKIPDCWIKWQSLQVLRLDGNRFTGKIPSSMGTLSELQSLHLHNKLHGEIPLSLKNCRELAAINLGKNELDDG from the exons ATGGCTCTAATCATCCTACTTGTTCTGATCATTCTCGCAATAGCAGACGTTAACTCGAGCAATGAAATCAGCTCTAATTCTTACAGTGCTTGTCCTGAAAATGAAAAACAAGCACTTTTGGTCTTCAAAGAAGGCCTCATAGATGATGCAAATCGGCTTGCTTCATGGGATCCTCATCATCATCCAGATTGTTGCACCTGGTTTGGAGTTGTCTGTGGCAATATGACTGGCCACATCCTCTCTCTCAACCTCTCACTTCCTCCTTTGGATGATACTGTTGACATTGATTCTTATCTGATGTCAATGTTGAAAG GAAGTGATTTTCATGGACCCATCCCAAATTTTCTTCGAAACATGACTTCCCTTAGACATCTAGATCTTTCATATAATAATTTCAAATCTTCAATACCTGAGTGGCTGTACCGTTTTAGCTCTCTCCAGGTTCTCAGTCTTTCTGCTAATGAATTGCAAGGTGATATTTCTAGTGCCATTTTCAACATTAGTACTCTCAATGAAATTGACCTCTCATGGAATGATCTTGAAGGGAAGCTTCCAAGAGCCGTGGGAAATCTTTGTAACTTGAGGTCAATTGTTTTGTCAAGTGTGAGATTGAATCAAGACATATCTCATATCTTTGAGATTCTGTCAGGTTGCTCTTCTCACAGGTTTGAATCATTGACCTTTGCAA GAAAACTTGCAAATTTAGAAAAGGTTGAGATTTACTATAATTTGTTGGAGGGTGTTGTTTCCGGAAAGCATTTTGCTAATCATACCAAATTGAGGTATTTTGAAGGATGGGACAACTCGTTGGTTTTGAGAGCCAACCCTTACCGG TTGAATGCAACAATAGGGACAAGAGTTCTTAGTCTTGCAAACAATCTTTTATCCGGAAAGATACCGGATTGCTGGATCAAGTGGCAATCTTTGCAAGTCCTACGATTAGATGGCAACAGATTCACTGGTAAAATTCCAAGCTCCATGGGAACTTTGTCAGAACTTCAATCCCTACACCTTCACAACAAGCTTCATGGAGAAATTCCTTTGTCACTGAAAAATTGCAGGGAATTGGCTGCAATTAACCTTGGCAAGAATGAACTAGATGATGGCTAG